From Echinicola jeungdonensis, the proteins below share one genomic window:
- a CDS encoding YceI family protein has translation MSTSKWIIDPTHSEINFKVKHLVISTVTGSFKKFEGTAESDSQDFDAAKVAFSADINTIDTNQADRDAHLKSEDFFDAEKFPNLAFSNGTLKKNGGDYVLEGDLTIKDITKPVQLSVDFGGVAEDPYGNTKAGFELEGKINRKDFGLTWSAVTEAGNVVVGDQIKILANIQLVKN, from the coding sequence ATGAGTACATCAAAATGGATAATCGACCCGACACACTCTGAAATCAATTTTAAAGTAAAACACCTGGTGATTTCAACGGTCACAGGAAGTTTTAAAAAATTTGAAGGAACTGCTGAGTCTGATTCCCAGGACTTTGATGCCGCGAAAGTGGCATTTTCTGCCGATATTAATACTATTGATACCAATCAGGCGGACAGGGATGCACATTTAAAATCTGAGGATTTTTTTGATGCGGAAAAATTCCCGAATTTAGCGTTTTCAAATGGTACCCTTAAAAAGAATGGAGGGGATTATGTCCTAGAAGGAGACTTGACCATTAAAGATATTACAAAACCTGTCCAATTATCAGTTGATTTTGGTGGAGTTGCCGAGGATCCTTATGGAAATACAAAAGCAGGGTTTGAGTTAGAAGGCAAAATCAACCGTAAAGATTTCGGATTGACATGGAGTGCAGTAACCGAAGCAGGGAATGTGGTAGTAGGTGACCAGATAAAAATATTGGCCAATATCCAATTGGTCAAAAATTAA